The following is a genomic window from Nitrospira sp..
CTCCTGGGTCAGGGGCGCGAACCCAGCGCGGAACCCGAACATCCACTTTCCTTGCTCGGTCCCCCCCGATCTCCAATTCTCATTCACCGCCCGGCTCCCGCTCTCTGCATGAGCGGTACCGAATGAGATCGGGAATGTCATCACGCCGACGAGAACCAGCATCACGAACCACCTTGCCCGGATCATCTTCATAGAGATCCTTCTCCCTTCATCCTTGTTCAACCCGGCGCAACCTACACTGTTCAGGCTGTGCCACAGCCACTGTATTTCTCACAGCGGGATCCGGATCACAACACCTTTCTCTTCTCTTTGTGTGTCGCTAAGGATTGAACGGATCAGAGGCCGAGCTGACGCATCGTCGGGGAGTCGTGCGAATCAGAGCCCTACGGAGACCACGGATGGAGCAAGGATTGTTGGAGAACATCAAGAACGTGTTCTCCGGGGTGACCAGGCGATAATAGCTGTATCAATCGGACGTGCCTACCCCGTCCGCCAAGAATCATGGTCTTGGCTCCGGGTCGAGCAACTCTTGAAGATGAAGACACGTGAGGGTTTTATTCGCGTGCGACACTAGCAGGATGCGGAAGAACTCGATTGTTGTGCAATACACCGTGATCAGCTCACGTGCCGTGTCGGTGTCAGTATAACCCTCAGGATGCGCAAAAAGGCCGTCCAGCAAGGCCACAGCGAACGAAGAGGCGAATCGTACTCGTGCCGTACGGTGAGCCTCTGAGTGATGCGAGAACGCCGCTGGCGGACTTTTTCCGCATCCTGCTAGAAGAGGAGCACGCGGCCCGCACAAAGTGTGGTTTGGAGGCGCCGGGCGGGTTCGAACCGCCGCATCGCAGTTTTGCAGCTTGCCCGAGGGCTCTAAGACCGGTGATGATCAACAAAGAAGGACAGAGACTGATAATCAATAATATCAATATCTTACGGGCCTTTCACTGCGATCTATCGAGACTGACTAGCACTCCGAACCGGGAGCAAAATCGGGAGTGGGACCGGGAGTAAAACCGGGATCAGGGTTTGTACGTTACCGAGACGACCCCCAGACTCGAATTAACCTTCACGAAGGCATCCTAGCCGAACAGTACAGTTTCCTACCAACTCCATTAGGTAGGGCTTGGATAAGCCTCTTGTTATCAGACTATAAACCTCGCCTTAAAAGAGCTTCTGGGCTGGTTGCTCTCACGAATGACCAAGTGCGGTTGAGTGCAAAAAACCCTCTGAGGAACGACGCATTACAGGAAGCCGACTGTGCCGGGCTGAGATTACGACACATTGGCAATCGGAACCAAAACCGTGACCGAACCGTGACCAAAATTAGGTCGGAAACGCGAGCTAGTGTGGCTCTCTAGGATTCGCAGTTTAGGTGGAAGGCCGGTGAGCACCGCGACTTAAATCGGCATTAGAGGCTGGTCCATTTGCGAACGCGCAATCGCCAGACTCTGGTGCGTTTCATTCGACTAAGCTAATAGTTGATGACTCGTGTTGATAGCCCGCCTCAATTTCCAATATCCAATGGCGTGAAACGTCCGCCGGTCGATAGTTACAAGGGCAAAACCCCGGCACTCGGTGAGGAACGGGCACGAAGGCTGTTGGATTTCCCGACTGGTGAATTGCTGAAGGACTTGGCTTATCACGAGCTACGGTGGAGCGAACTGTGTAAACTTTCCGTGCGCGAGATCCGCCAGCAGCGGCGTGGAGTGGTGCATCTCAAAATATCAGGCAAGGTGGCAAAACCCGTTTTATTCCGCACCCAGCAGCGGGCGGATTCATTGCCGATTAGCTGAAAGCCGCTGGACATGGCGAGGATGAAGCTGGAGCCGTAAGCTCCCCCTAAACTGCGACACTCAGTAAGGAGAACTTTCTGGCACAATACGTCACCTAGCCAGGAGGTTCCCATGCGTCAGTCAAAGTTCACCGAAACGCAGATTGTGTCGATCCTGAAAGAAGCGGATGCCGGCCGGCCGGTCAATGAGATCTGGCGGCACTACGGCATCAGCTCCGCCACCTACTACAAGTGGAAGGCCAAGTACGGCGGGCTAGAGGCGTCGGATGTGAAGCGCCTCAAAGAGCTGGAGCACGAGAACAGCCGGCTCAAACGGATGTATGCCGATCTGTCGTTGGAGAATCTGGCCCTGAAGGATGTCATCGTAAAAAAGCTCTAGGGCCTGCTGAACGGCGGGAGGTCGTCACGCATCTCGTGACGGTGAACGGTCTTCCGGTTCAGCGGGCCTGTCGGGCAGTGGGATTGCATCGGGCCACGTACTATCGGCCGCTCGTGGATTGGGCCCGGCGGGATGCGCCAGTGATCGCGGCGTTGACCACGCTCGTGGCGGCCAAGAGTCGGTGGGGGTTCTGGAAATGTTGTGATCGACTCCGACTAGATGGGCGTCCCTGGAACCATAAGCGCCTCTGGCGGGTGTACTGTCAGTTGCGGCTGAATTTGCCACGGCGGACCAAGAAGCGGCTGCCGGTTCGCCTGCGCCAACCGCTGGTCGTGGTACCCCAGCCGAATACCACGTGGGCTGTGGACTTCATGAGCGACACGCTCTATGGCGGCCGCCGATTTCGCACCTTAAATGTGCTGGACGAAGGCGTGCGGGAAGGCTTGGCGATCGAAGTCGACACGTCGCTGCCCGCGGATCGGGTGATTCGCGTCTTGGAGCAAGTGGTGGCCTGGCGCGGACGACCGCAGGCCATTCGGCTCGACAATGGCCCGGAACTCATTGCAGAGCGCTTTATGACCTGGTGTGCCGACCGCGGGATTGAGCTGCGGTACATCCAACCCGGAAAACCGGATCAGAATGCCTTCATCGAGCGGTTCAATCGAACGTACCGCACTGAAGTCCTCAATGCCTATGTGTTCGAGTCACTCGAGCAGGTCCGAGAGATCACCGCGGAATGGTTGCAGAGTTACAACGAGGAGCGGCCCCATGACGCGCTGGCGGGGCTTCCGCCGACGCTGTATCGGGCCCAACTGGAAGCCAGAAGTTCTCCATTGGCAGTGTCGCCTTGACGGGGGAGCTTACGGAGCCTTATTTCGCCCCCCCTGCACCATAGCCTAGGCGATTCAGAAAACGGCCTCACGCCGGATGGAGTGTATAGACTGGTGCGGGACTATTCAGGGACGCTCGGATTTTCCGTCGGAGCGCATAGCCTGCGCGACGGCGGCAACCAACGCCCTCGAACATGCCGCGGATCTGGCGGAAGTGCGACAGATACTGGGTCATGCCAATATTGCCACGACACGCATGTACGACCAGCGAGACAGCCGCCCGGAGCAAAGGCCGGTGTTCAAAGTGCGGTATTAACACCTTCACCAGAGCCTTTTAGTTTTTCAGCAGCAGTTACTATGCCCGTTAATATCCTTGTCCCGCGTTCCTGTGTTAGGGCCTGTTAACACTACTGACCATGTTTATGCGATACTGCGTCCATGGAAATCACCGAGACTCAGTATCGTCACATCGAGCGATGCTTGCCGACACAACGCGGCAACGTCACGCTCGACAATCTGCAGGTCCTGAACGCGATCTTGTACGTCGCGGAGCAGGGCTGCAAATGGCGTGGCCTGCCCAAGCGGTTCGGGAACTGGCATACGATCTATACGCGCATGAACCGGTGGGCGAAGAGCGGGGTGCTGGATCGCGTCTTTGCCCAGTTGCAACAGGCTCAGATCATCCGCGTGAAACTCGAAGCCGTCGCGTTGGACAGTACCATCGTCCAGGTCCATCCGGATGGCACGGGAGCATTAAAAAAAACGGCCCGCAAGCCCTTGGCCGATCCCGCGGCGGGTGGACCACCAAGATTCATCTGGTTGCCGCGGATGCTCGAACGGCCTTGACGTTTGCCCTGTCGCCGGGCCAGGCCCACGATGCCCCTGAGGGACGCATGCTGCTGCACCGCTTCGGAAAAAGGCCGTGCCCGATCCCCTTGTTGATGGATCGGGCCTATGAAGGCGATGAGACGCGACAACTGGCCGTGGAGCTCGGGTATGTGCCGGTGGTGCCGCCCAAGCAGAATCGCCGCACGCCATGGGAATACGATCGTGCTCTGTATGCACGACGCAATGAGATCGAACGGCTGTTCCGCCGGCTCAAAGGATTTCGGCGCCTCTTCTCGCGGTTTGACAAGCTTGATGTCATGTTCGTCGCGTTCATTAACTTCGCGTTGATCGTGGATGGCTTACGGTAGTGTTAACAGACCCTAGTTTCGGAAGATCTGTCCATTTATTCATTCCACGGATATCTCTGGCAATCCGTTTAGCTATAGAACCTTTGTTGAATGTAATTTTATGTTCTTCAAAAAATTTTTCTACACGTTTAACTAGTTGCCCACCATTTTTCAGAGCGATGTTTTCCACACCATCCGCCGCTAACTGTTTCCCATACACTTCCTTGATATAGCCAAGATAAAAGTCATCGGGGAATAAATCCTCAATTGCTGCCTCACCTGACAAACTCCACAACTCTCCGAGCCCAAGGGCACCGGCGGGCCTATTATGGTACCGGGTCAACCATTTCTTTACAAATTTGTCCTTTGCCGTGGTTCCAGAATCATCGGTGTCATACAAGGCTATAACGCCAAGCTCCTGCCCCACCATAAAGGTAGCAATATAGGTTACTTCCGATGCGCCGCCGGCTGGAGTGATAAGCATGTCTTCCGGAATCGTCGACAATCCCGAACGACTCGCCAGATTAGACAGTGCCGAAATCAGCCAATAGTCGTCCACGCCCTCCACTACAAGATTACGATCTGCTACCAGATAACTCGTACGCCCACTAATTCCTAGTGCAGCCTGAAGCGTTAATTTTCCCTCTGGCTGTGTTTGTGTCAGATCATCCGTGACTATCATGCCGTTAGGCGTCTCGCTTAGGATGCGAATACGATCCGGTTCCTGTAGGTCAATCATAAATGGGAGGTGTGTAGAATATATAAGCACATTGCCTTTGGCATATTCCTCAAGCCTCTCCAATAGATCTTGCTGCCCTTCAGGATGGAGGTGTAAACCCGGTTCATCAAGCAGAATTACACACCCCTCGAATGTCCCCTTTGTTTGATGCATCAACAAAAGATCGAAGGAGAAGAACCATTGAAAGCCGCGCGATCGTTCTTCTAGTCTAATCAGGGCTTTATCTTTGGGATCACGGATGAACGTGAAAAACTGTTGACCGTCAGCGTTAAAACGAACATCGTACTTCAGTTGCCCCCAATGACCCTTGATTTTCTCCGTAAGGGTTGAAGCTCCGTCACTTAGATCATACTGGCGTTCTTCTTTATCCGTTTCATTTCCTTTCTTGACCAGTTGATCGAGATCCAAACCTGACAGCGCTAGAATTGTCAGTAGTGCCTCATCGTCAGGGGAAGGCCTTTTGTTTGTCCTGCGTTGCTGCACTTCATTAAGCAGAGCTGTGCCCTGGAACGACTTATACTCGTCCATGTAAACAAACGTTGGAATTTTTCCAACAATGTAATCATGAGCCTTATGGTGCACGGTTTCTGTTTTTTGCAATTCACGAACAATGTTATTAAGTTGTGCTTTAAACTGGTCGATAAACTGCCCTTCATTTTGATGATGTGGTTCTGTTCCCCCACCTACCCGCACGGCTTGCAGCCTCGTGGACACACTATCCGGGAATTTGGCTAGCTCCGTGAACCGCCCTTCTGCGGCCAATCGGCGTGCTTCCGCCATAACTGCTTCTGCTTCATTCTTAAACTGTTCTGTCACCGGATCTGGCAGTTTTGGAATCTTTCCCATCGCCGCATCAATGTCGTTCGGATGCAAACTGTCCGGGAAATGGTCTGCGGGGAATAGCACTTCAAATTCCCCAGCATAGTTCTTCGTAAGCTCCAGCACGTCAATCTGGATCGGTTTTCCTGTAATCTCTGAAAGCCGCTTATTTTCTTCTTCATCTATTTTGAAACGGGTACGGCAGACGATCTGCTTGTCTGTACGCTTGTCGCGATGTGCCCTTGGCCACTCTCGCTGGATATCATAAGACTCCGCGTGAAACGGGTTAAATTTGTGAAGCCCTCTGAGTAACGACGTTTTTCCAACCTCATTCTTCCCAACCAGAACTGTTAGGTCGGTTACCCTCACCCACTGTGAATCGAGGATCGACTTGTACATTTCTATTCGGAATTCCGAGAGCTTCATGTCCGGTGGTCTCCTTTTCTGCAGTCACAGATCAACCTTAGGATGGGACGGCAGTAAGCGTAAGCCGTCTAACATGAACATGTTTCGCTCGCTTGCGGGTCTGGGCGATGTCATAAGACACCTGCATCCGCATAAGGGTGTCCATTTTGATGCCAAAAGCTTTTTCTAGTCGCAACGCCATTTCCCCGGACAAGTCGGCCTTGCCATTAAGCAGGCTGGACAGGGTTGGGCGTGACACTTGAAGAGCTTTGGCGGCAGCCGTTATCGATAGACCGGCAGGCCCCACAAGCTCTGTGCGGATAAAGTCTCCAGGGTGTGGCGGGTTCTTCATAGACATATTAATTCTCCCCTTCTAATGATAGTCCTCTAGGTTCACGTCAAAAATTTCTCCCTCTGCATGGTCAATGCGAAATGTCAGCCGTCGGTTCCTGGTAACGCTCAGACTCCATGTGCCTTTGCGGTCTCCGGTCAGGGTATGCACTTTCCAGGATGGAAGCGCTCGCAGTTCATCGGGGTCTTGCATATCATCCATATAGGCGAACATTTTTCGTAACTTGTCCACGGTATCTGGAGCAACACCACGTCCATTATCTTCGACGTAAAGACGCTTCAACCCCTTATGCACAAAATTTCGTATTTTCATCCAAACGACCGTAGCCTGTAGCTTAACACTTGTCAATCGCTATTCTTGGACCACCCTATACTTTTAGCTCTAGAAGTTACAAATGATCTAATTCCAGCCCCCTGAAGATTAGATTCGACCATCCGAGCCAGTAACCTCCCGGCATGATCGTAAAAATCGTATTCCGTTTGATAGCGATTGATAAACGTTTCTATCAGGTCCATCGAACGCCCTCGCAAATACCTGTTGTTACCAAGTATCCAAATAAGGACGTCGGACTGAACCGTTGTTAGACACTAAATTCGAGGCTTTCTAGGCGCAACTCCGGAAGCTTCCAAGTCGGAATTATTCCTTTCCACTGAACTTGGCACCATAATTTAGATTGATTTGGTCGCGAGGAAACGAAAGGGAACTGGTGTCCTACTTTGACCATATAGATCAAGTGAAGCGGGGGCTGCGCCCCCGATCCCCCCGGCCGTCCGGTCCAGTGGTCCGGAACGGCCGGGCGGCCTCGTTGGGCGGAACCTTTGCGTAACCAACATCCCCATGGTTTCAGTATCCCTGTTCTCTTCTGTCCGTTTGTAATCAACATTGCCCAGAGCGGCGGCCAAGCTGACGCATCGCCGCCTTCCACAAGGATGGAGCATCGTTCCCTCTCACCCGTGGCGGATAGTGGACGGGTGACAGGGAGAAATTGATTAGAACGTTTCACCGTCGCCTCGTGAGCCCCGCACAGTCCACACAGAGCCAGATTTCGCACGTCACCTCATGCTCGCTATAACAGACCCGAACCCAGGCCCGTTCGACTTGGCAGAATTCACACAGCCGTTCCTTGGCATGTTCAGGACAGAGCCAGGCCTTCCGTGCCCGGTCATACGTGGTCGCTTCACGTCCGCAACAGGCTGGACCAAACAGGCTTGGCAATTTGAGACTACATCGGTGCCAGATCATCCTCACACCTCCTGATAGACCAGCCCCTTCCCCAGCACCAGTTGCAGAATCGTTCCGCTGAACCAAATAGGATGCCCCGAGAGCAGGTCCTCCCAGGTCTTCAAAAAGACGATCCGGGGAATTTCGATCTCACCCCTGATCCGCCGATAGGCGTTCCTGGTGGTCCATTGGTGCCGCATCTCTTCCCACAGCCTGCTGATGGGAAAGCCGAGGGAGCGTTTCCAGGACCAGCACATATTCACGTAGCCGCATTGATCCTGGACATATTGGCTGATGACGTAGCGACTGAGACGGTTCCGGGAACGATGGCTGGGCTGATAGGCCTTGATCCAGACGACCGGAGCCCCGTGAAGGGCCTGCCATTGCGACGAGAGCCATTCCTGGGAGATCCAGAACCGGCGAGCGCGTTCCCCATCCGGCACCCGCCAGGCCCAAAAGATATGGAGGACGCCATGCCCTTCTTCCGTCCGGACCTGGTAATACTCCAAGCCCTGAAACCCGAGCTGGCGTTCAATTCGTTGACGCAGTTGCTTGTGATGATAGGTCAGCTTCTCCGCATCCCCGCCTTCTGCCGTAGACAGCGTGACCCAGAGCACTTGGAACTGATGGCATTCCCAGAACCACAGGAGCGACCGCACCCGGTGGTAGCCTCGTTTCTGTTTCCTGGTCCATTCGCCGGCGACTGGCTCCCGCCGGAACTCCTTCCAGCGGCTCATCGGGCACCTTCCGCTTGAGGGATGGCAGGCCTGAGACCGGCAGAGAGAATCCGTTCAAGTTCTTCGATAGGAATCCGCACGGCTCGCACGGACGGCTTCACATAGGCAATCTG
Proteins encoded in this region:
- a CDS encoding Transposase, IS3/IS911 family: MRQSKFTETQIVSILKEADAGRPVNEIWRHYGISSATYYKWKAKYGGLEASDVKRLKELEHENSRLKRMYADLSLENLALKDVIVKKL
- a CDS encoding Mobile element protein; the protein is MTVNGLPVQRACRAVGLHRATYYRPLVDWARRDAPVIAALTTLVAAKSRWGFWKCCDRLRLDGRPWNHKRLWRVYCQLRLNLPRRTKKRLPVRLRQPLVVVPQPNTTWAVDFMSDTLYGGRRFRTLNVLDEGVREGLAIEVDTSLPADRVIRVLEQVVAWRGRPQAIRLDNGPELIAERFMTWCADRGIELRYIQPGKPDQNAFIERFNRTYRTEVLNAYVFESLEQVREITAEWLQSYNEERPHDALAGLPPTLYRAQLEARSSPLAVSP
- a CDS encoding Mobile element protein, with the protein product MEITETQYRHIERCLPTQRGNVTLDNLQVLNAILYVAEQGCKWRGLPKRFGNWHTIYTRMNRWAKSGVLDRVFAQLQQAQIIRVKLEAVALDSTIVQVHPDGTGALKKTARKPLADPAAGGPPRFIWLPRMLERP
- a CDS encoding Mobile element protein; this translates as MTFALSPGQAHDAPEGRMLLHRFGKRPCPIPLLMDRAYEGDETRQLAVELGYVPVVPPKQNRRTPWEYDRALYARRNEIERLFRRLKGFRRLFSRFDKLDVMFVAFINFALIVDGLR
- a CDS encoding Antitoxin HigA, with product MSMKNPPHPGDFIRTELVGPAGLSITAAAKALQVSRPTLSSLLNGKADLSGEMALRLEKAFGIKMDTLMRMQVSYDIAQTRKRAKHVHVRRLTLTAVPS